From one Henningerozyma blattae CBS 6284 chromosome 1, complete genome genomic stretch:
- the INP1 gene encoding Inp1p (similar to Saccharomyces cerevisiae INP1 (YMR204C); ancestral locus Anc_6.303), whose product MIESNETRSSKQSLSTSKNSQISSSPKESLSTNNEKLWRKKLPLKLLMKSRKKRTSISSNSDISSPSSPKALSDSTPVSRTKGESKSKGTFDSATKKVNKRLSAQRVTLFKYSNVQVLNWSHSDHDIRRISTSSSTSTLVNTDNTNGSSPCSHSSAMRTSKLIVNGPIELYQIKTPNATTNGFSQIMNYLSLGKHGIIIHPILPKLQIIQLDNATKDFVVLLFNPKRYWKIEFLKKSPNQSTEELAEIIFDFEKTVSKICRFSKEGETFSEEFEEIRRILQPQPISEVTSDSISINEIDKLDYLLISQDVSHDNGTAFSDEDDAVISGNLVNSEVITSIPSIPLPYSEIDPSNIPINNAFKLALRQTSLLNTHQRRKSLSSIFECNSSVDKLAKRLSIYSINDV is encoded by the coding sequence ATGATCGAATCGAACGAGACTAGATCTTCGAAACAGTCACTTTCAACTAGCAAAAATTCACAAATAAGCTCATCTCCCAAGGAATCTCTGTCAACAAATAATGAGAAACTATGGAGAAAAAAGTTGCCACTGAAGTTGTTAATGAAATCAAGAAAGAAAAGGACTTCCATTAGCAGTAATTCCGATATATCTTCTCCCTCATCCCCAAAAGCTTTATCGGACTCTACACCTGTGTCAAGGACAAAAGGTGAATCTAAATCGAAAGGTACCTTCGATTCTGCCACTAAAAAGGTTAATAAAAGGTTATCTGCTCAACGAGttacattatttaaatatagtAACGTTCAAGTATTAAACTGGTCTCACTCAGATCATGATATCAGAAGAATATCTACATCATCGAGCACTTCCACATTAGTTAACACAGACAATACAAATGGGTCATCACCATGTAGTCATTCTTCTGCAATGAGAACTTCGAAATTAATTGTTAATGGTCCAATAGAGCTATATCAGATTAAAACTCCAAATGCAACTACTAATGGATTTTCTCAGattatgaattatttatccCTTGGGAAGCATGGAATTATAATTCATCCTATATTACCAAAACttcaaattattcaattggaTAATGCTACTAAGGATTTTGTAGTTTTGTTATTTAATCCCAAAAGATACTggaaaattgaatttttaaaaaaatcacCTAACCAAAGTACTGAAGAATTAGCTGagataatttttgattttgaaaaaacagTATCAAAAATTTGCAGATTTTCTAAAGAGGGTGAGACTTTTtctgaagaatttgaagagATTAGAAGAATACTTCAGCCTCAGCCTATTTCAGAAGTTACTAGTGATTCAATTTCTATAAATGAGATAGATAAAttagattatttattaatttctcaAGATGTAAGTCATGATAATGGCACTGCTTTCtcagatgaagatgatgctGTTATCTCAGGGAACTTAGTAAACTCTGAAGTGATTACTTCAATCCCTTCAATTCCTTTACCTTACTCAGAAATTGATCCATCTAATATTCCTATCAATAATGCCTTTAAATTGGCTTTAAGGCAAACTTCTTTACTTAATACTCATCAGCGACGCAAATCATTATCTAGCATCTTTGAATGTAATTCTAGTGTAGATAAGCTAGCAAAGCGATTAAGTATCTATAGCATTAATGATGTATGA
- the GLO1 gene encoding lactoylglutathione lyase GLO1 (similar to Saccharomyces cerevisiae GLO1 (YML004C); ancestral locus Anc_6.305), with protein sequence MTTYFPTKITSAKDMLVNHTCLRVKDAARSVKFYEETFGMKMYLKKDFPEAKFSLYFLSFPKEYAKTSKGDPDVFGSSGILELTHNWGTENDADYKINNGNTEPHRGFGHICVSVADVKKYCEQLEAKNVAFKKRLTDGTMKEIAFVLDPDNYWIEVIQYIKKESESPKADIGPILNHTMYRIKDPKPTLEFYQNVLGMKLLIADDHPNGKFTNYFLAYGIENNSSRRSGEGVVELCHNWGTEDDKDFKYHTGNTQPQGYGHICVSTPNPEALCKEIESVYGDKIQWAPKWNQGKMKQIAFIKDPDGYSVEIIKRGFAL encoded by the coding sequence ATGACTACGTATTTCCCAACAAAGATCACATCTGCAAAGGACATGCTTGTAAATCACACCTGTCTTCGTGTAAAGGATGCTGCTAGATCGGTTAAGTTTTACGAAGAGACTTTTGGTATGAAAATGTACTTGAAGAAGGATTTCCCAGAAGCTAAATTCTCCTTGTACTTTTTATCATTCCCTAAGGAATATGCTAAGACTTCTAAGGGTGATCCAGATGTTTTTGGTAGTAGCGGTATCTTAGAATTAACACATAACTGGGGTACTGAAAATGATGCTGACTACAAAATCAATAACGGTAACACTGAACCTCATCGTGGATTTGGACATATCTGTGTTTCCGTAGCAGATGTTAAAAAGTATTGTGAACAACTAGAGGCTAAGAATGTTGCTTTCAAGAAAAGATTAACAGATGGTACGATGAAAGAGATTGCTTTTGTCTTGGACCCTGATAATTATTGGATTGAAGTGATTCAGTATATTAAGAAGGAATCAGAATCACCAAAAGCTGATATTGGACCAATCTTAAACCATACCATGTATCGTATTAAGGATCCAAAACCAACTTTGgaattttatcaaaatgtCCTAGGTATGAAACTGTTAATAGCAGACGATCATCCAAATGGTAAGTTTACCAACTATTTCTTAGCTTACGGTATTGAAAACAATAGCTCTCGTAGGTCTGGTGAAGGTGTTGTAGAATTATGTCATAATTGGGGTACTGAAGATGATAAGGATTTCAAATATCACACTGGTAATACACAGCCACAAGGCTATGGGCACATTTGTGTAAGTACCCCTAATCCAGAAGCTCTATGTAAAGAGATTGAGTCTGTTTATGGGGATAAAATTCAATGGGCTCCAAAATGGAATCAAGGAAAGATGAAACAAATTGCTTTTATCAAAGACCCTGATGGATACTCagttgaaattattaagcGTGGATTTGCTTTATAA
- the ERG2 gene encoding C-8 sterol isomerase ERG2 (similar to Saccharomyces cerevisiae ERG2 (YMR202W); ancestral locus Anc_6.300), with the protein MKCLYLSIILGLILYSMNNLFTTWLPKNYIFDPQTLNEISNRVIARHDATSADFSTEKLLRELRDELATHYGEEYINKYNNEDWVFNNAGGAMGQMIILHASISEYVIFFGTAVGTEGHTGVHFADDYFTILHGKEIASLPFALTPEVYEPGMTHHLQKGYAKQYSMPGGSFALELAQGWIPCMLPFGFLDTFSSTLDVYTLYRTTYLTAKDMIKNLIQNKKF; encoded by the coding sequence atgaaGTGCCTATATTTATCCATCATTTTAGGTTTAATACTATATAGtatgaataatttattcaCTACATGGCTACCTAAAAATTACATATTTGACCCCCAAACTTTGAATGAGATTTCAAACAGAGTCATTGCCAGACATGACGCAACATCAGCTGATTTCTCTACAGAAAAGTTGCTTAGAGAATTAAGAGATGAATTGGCTACTCATTATGGTGAAGaatatatcaataaatataacaatGAAGATTGGGTATTCAACAATGCAGGTGGGGCTATGGGTcaaatgattattttaCATGCGTCAATTTCTGAATATGTTATCTTTTTTGGTACTGCTGTTGGTACAGAAGGGCATACAGGTGTTCATTTTGCGGATGATTATTTCACCATCTTACATGGTAAGGAAATTGCATCATTACCATTTGCATTAACTCCAGAAGTATACGAACCAGGTATGACACATCACTTGCAAAAAGGTTATGCAAAGCAATACAGCATGCCTGGTGGATCATTTGCCTTAGAATTAGCTCAAGGTTGGATTCCATGTATGCTACCATTTGGCTTCTTAGATACTTTCTCAAGCACCTTAGACGTGTACACTTTATATAGAACGACATACTTGACAGCTAAGGATATGATTAAGAACTTAATCCAAAACAAAAAGTTTTGA